In Vigna unguiculata cultivar IT97K-499-35 chromosome 3, ASM411807v1, whole genome shotgun sequence, a single genomic region encodes these proteins:
- the LOC114175256 gene encoding putative pentatricopeptide repeat-containing protein At2g02150 isoform X1 — MLLFVRNIGGKASLRVSSFYSSSLQNPFPLFSSPSFPSSENSIFSRPMIWFTSFLCVMRCPFVSKSSFDDIASESMRSFLQQDGPHMFDSALAPIWVSMVLVKLKGDPKSALKFFKEAGSRAGFRHAAESYCVLGHILFCGRFYLDARNVIREWILLGREFPGVDFFDMLWSTRNVCRPGFGVFDTLFSVLVDLRMLDEARQCFWKMNKFKVLPKVRSCNELLHRLSKSDKGNLALSFFKDMVAAGLEPSVFTYNTVIGCLAREGDLEIAGSLFEEMKCLGLVPDIVTYNSLIDGYGKVGLLTKAVIVLEEMKDAGCEPDVITYNSLINCFCRFERIPQAFNYLHEMKQRQLQPNVVTYSTLIDAFCKAGMILEANKFFVDMIRVGLRPNEFTYTSLIDANCKIGNLNEAFKLASEMQQAGVNLNIVTYTALLDGLCEDGRMREAEELFGALLKAGWTLNQQIYTSLFHGYIKAAMMDNAMYILEEMNKKNLKPDVLLYGTKIWGLCKQNNIQDSEAVILEMMDYGLTANSYIYTTLMDAYFKVGKTTEAVNLFKKMLELGIKTTVVTYGVLIDGLCKKGLVQQALNYFEQMTLTGLQPNIMIYTSLIDGLCKSDCVEEAKDLFNEMLDKGISPDKLVYTCLIDANMKHGNPEEALNLRNKMVEIGMVLDLHAYTSLIWGFSRYGQVQQAKSFLDEMLSKGIIPDQVLCIYLLRKYHELGDINEALTLHDDMMRRGLISGTIDITVPSVQS; from the coding sequence ATGTTGCTTTTTGTGCGCAACATTGGTGGCAAGGCCTCACTGCGAGTAAGCTCTTTCTATTCCTCGTCCCTTCAAAACCCTTTTCCTCTTTTCTCCAGTCCTTCATTCCCCTCCtctgaaaattcaattttttctcgCCCTATGATTTGGTTCACCAGCTTTCTGTGTGTTATGAGATGCCCATTTGTCTCTAAATCTTCATTTGATGACATTGCTTCCGAATCAATGCGTAGTTTCTTGCAACAGGACGGTCCCCACATGTTTGATTCGGCACTGGCACCCATTTGGGTGTCTATGGTTTTGGTGAAGCTGAAAGGGGACCCAAAATCGGCCCTTAAGTTCTTCAAGGAGGCAGGGTCTCGAGCCGGGTTTCGCCATGCCGCTGAGTCTTATTGCGTTTTGGGTCACATTTTGTTTTGTGGGAGGTTTTATCTTGATGCCAGAAATGTAATTAGGGAATGGATTTTGTTGGGGAGGGAGTTTCCTGGGGTTGACTTCTTTGATATGTTGTGGTCTACAAGGAATGTTTGTAGGCCTGGGTTTGGAGTGTTTGATACTTTGTTCAGTGTTTTAGTGGATTTAAGGATGCTTGACGAGGCTAGGCAATGCTTTTGGAAGATGAACAAGTTTAAGGTTCTACCAAAAGTGAGGTCTTGTAATGAGCTTCTTCACAGGCTTTCAAAATCAGACAAAGGGAATCTGGCATTAAGTTTTTTCAAGGACATGGTTGCGGCTGGCCTCGAGCCTTCGGTTTTTACGTATAATACAGTGATAGGCTGTTTGGCCAGAGAAGGGGACTTGGAAATTGCAGGTAGTTTGTTTGAAGAAATGAAATGTTTAGGTCTTGTGCCGGACATTGTCACTTATAATTCTCTCATTGATGGTTATGGAAAGGTAGGGTTATTAACCAAAGCAGTTATTGTATTAGAGGAAATGAAAGATGCAGGATGTGAACCAGATGTGATAACATACAATTCtcttattaattgtttttgtagATTTGAAAGAATTCCTCAAGCTTTTAACTATCTGCATGAGATGAAGCAAAGACAATTGCAGCCAAATGTTGTGACTTATAGTACACTAATTGATGCATTTTGCAAAGCAGGCATGATACTGGaagcaaataaattttttgttgacATGATACGGGTGGGTCTTCGACCCAATGAGTTTACATATACCTCTCTGATTGATGCAAATTGTAAAATAGGCAATCTCAATGAAGCGTTTAAATTGGCAAGTGAGATGCAGCAGGCTGGGGTTAACTTAAATATTGTCACCTACACTGCATTACTTGATGGTCTTTGTGAAGATGGAAGAATGAGAGAAGCAGAAGAATTATTTGGGGCATTGTTGAAAGCTGGATGGACTCTTAATCAGCAGATTTATACTTCCCTTTTTCATGGATATATCAAGGCCGCTATGATGGATAATGCCATGTATATCTTAGAGGAAATGAACAAGAAAAACCTCAAACCAGATGTGTTGTTGTATGGAACTAAAATATGGGGCCTTtgcaaacaaaataatatacaagATTCTGAGGCTGTAATTCTCGAAATGATGGATTATGGTCTGACAgcaaatagttatatatatacaaCCCTTATGGATGCATATTTTAAGGTTGGGAAAACCACAGAGGCTGTTAATCTATTCAAGAAGATGCTAGAATTAGGTATTAAGACTACAGTGGTAACATATGGTGTACTAATTGATGGTTTATGCAAAAAAGGTTTAGTTCAACAGGCTCTTAATTACTTTGAGCAAATGACTTTAACGGGTTTGCAACCTAACATTATGATTTATACATCACTGATTGATGGTCTCTGTAAAAGTGATTGTGTTGAAGAAGCCAAGGATTTGTTCAATGAGATGCTCGATAAGGGAATCAGTCCAGATAAATTAGTTTACACTTGTTTGATTGATGCGAATATGAAGCATGGAAATCCCGAAGAAGCTTTGAATTTGCGAAATAAAATGGTTGAAATAGGTATGGTGCTAGACCTGCATGCTTATACTTCACTTATTTGGGGGTTTTCTCGTTATGGTCAAGTACAACAGGCAAAGTCCTTCCTAGATGAGATGCTCAGCAAAGGTATTATTCCTGATCAAGTTCTCTGCATTTATCTATTGAGAAAGTATCATGAACTAGGCGACATCAATGAAGCTCTGACACTTCATGATGATATGATGAGGAGGGGCCTAATTTCCGGGACTATTGACATAACAGTTCCTTCTGTACAGAGTTGA
- the LOC114175256 gene encoding putative pentatricopeptide repeat-containing protein At2g02150 isoform X2, which translates to MLLFVRNIGGKASLRDGPHMFDSALAPIWVSMVLVKLKGDPKSALKFFKEAGSRAGFRHAAESYCVLGHILFCGRFYLDARNVIREWILLGREFPGVDFFDMLWSTRNVCRPGFGVFDTLFSVLVDLRMLDEARQCFWKMNKFKVLPKVRSCNELLHRLSKSDKGNLALSFFKDMVAAGLEPSVFTYNTVIGCLAREGDLEIAGSLFEEMKCLGLVPDIVTYNSLIDGYGKVGLLTKAVIVLEEMKDAGCEPDVITYNSLINCFCRFERIPQAFNYLHEMKQRQLQPNVVTYSTLIDAFCKAGMILEANKFFVDMIRVGLRPNEFTYTSLIDANCKIGNLNEAFKLASEMQQAGVNLNIVTYTALLDGLCEDGRMREAEELFGALLKAGWTLNQQIYTSLFHGYIKAAMMDNAMYILEEMNKKNLKPDVLLYGTKIWGLCKQNNIQDSEAVILEMMDYGLTANSYIYTTLMDAYFKVGKTTEAVNLFKKMLELGIKTTVVTYGVLIDGLCKKGLVQQALNYFEQMTLTGLQPNIMIYTSLIDGLCKSDCVEEAKDLFNEMLDKGISPDKLVYTCLIDANMKHGNPEEALNLRNKMVEIGMVLDLHAYTSLIWGFSRYGQVQQAKSFLDEMLSKGIIPDQVLCIYLLRKYHELGDINEALTLHDDMMRRGLISGTIDITVPSVQS; encoded by the exons ATGTTGCTTTTTGTGCGCAACATTGGTGGCAAGGCCTCACTGCGA GACGGTCCCCACATGTTTGATTCGGCACTGGCACCCATTTGGGTGTCTATGGTTTTGGTGAAGCTGAAAGGGGACCCAAAATCGGCCCTTAAGTTCTTCAAGGAGGCAGGGTCTCGAGCCGGGTTTCGCCATGCCGCTGAGTCTTATTGCGTTTTGGGTCACATTTTGTTTTGTGGGAGGTTTTATCTTGATGCCAGAAATGTAATTAGGGAATGGATTTTGTTGGGGAGGGAGTTTCCTGGGGTTGACTTCTTTGATATGTTGTGGTCTACAAGGAATGTTTGTAGGCCTGGGTTTGGAGTGTTTGATACTTTGTTCAGTGTTTTAGTGGATTTAAGGATGCTTGACGAGGCTAGGCAATGCTTTTGGAAGATGAACAAGTTTAAGGTTCTACCAAAAGTGAGGTCTTGTAATGAGCTTCTTCACAGGCTTTCAAAATCAGACAAAGGGAATCTGGCATTAAGTTTTTTCAAGGACATGGTTGCGGCTGGCCTCGAGCCTTCGGTTTTTACGTATAATACAGTGATAGGCTGTTTGGCCAGAGAAGGGGACTTGGAAATTGCAGGTAGTTTGTTTGAAGAAATGAAATGTTTAGGTCTTGTGCCGGACATTGTCACTTATAATTCTCTCATTGATGGTTATGGAAAGGTAGGGTTATTAACCAAAGCAGTTATTGTATTAGAGGAAATGAAAGATGCAGGATGTGAACCAGATGTGATAACATACAATTCtcttattaattgtttttgtagATTTGAAAGAATTCCTCAAGCTTTTAACTATCTGCATGAGATGAAGCAAAGACAATTGCAGCCAAATGTTGTGACTTATAGTACACTAATTGATGCATTTTGCAAAGCAGGCATGATACTGGaagcaaataaattttttgttgacATGATACGGGTGGGTCTTCGACCCAATGAGTTTACATATACCTCTCTGATTGATGCAAATTGTAAAATAGGCAATCTCAATGAAGCGTTTAAATTGGCAAGTGAGATGCAGCAGGCTGGGGTTAACTTAAATATTGTCACCTACACTGCATTACTTGATGGTCTTTGTGAAGATGGAAGAATGAGAGAAGCAGAAGAATTATTTGGGGCATTGTTGAAAGCTGGATGGACTCTTAATCAGCAGATTTATACTTCCCTTTTTCATGGATATATCAAGGCCGCTATGATGGATAATGCCATGTATATCTTAGAGGAAATGAACAAGAAAAACCTCAAACCAGATGTGTTGTTGTATGGAACTAAAATATGGGGCCTTtgcaaacaaaataatatacaagATTCTGAGGCTGTAATTCTCGAAATGATGGATTATGGTCTGACAgcaaatagttatatatatacaaCCCTTATGGATGCATATTTTAAGGTTGGGAAAACCACAGAGGCTGTTAATCTATTCAAGAAGATGCTAGAATTAGGTATTAAGACTACAGTGGTAACATATGGTGTACTAATTGATGGTTTATGCAAAAAAGGTTTAGTTCAACAGGCTCTTAATTACTTTGAGCAAATGACTTTAACGGGTTTGCAACCTAACATTATGATTTATACATCACTGATTGATGGTCTCTGTAAAAGTGATTGTGTTGAAGAAGCCAAGGATTTGTTCAATGAGATGCTCGATAAGGGAATCAGTCCAGATAAATTAGTTTACACTTGTTTGATTGATGCGAATATGAAGCATGGAAATCCCGAAGAAGCTTTGAATTTGCGAAATAAAATGGTTGAAATAGGTATGGTGCTAGACCTGCATGCTTATACTTCACTTATTTGGGGGTTTTCTCGTTATGGTCAAGTACAACAGGCAAAGTCCTTCCTAGATGAGATGCTCAGCAAAGGTATTATTCCTGATCAAGTTCTCTGCATTTATCTATTGAGAAAGTATCATGAACTAGGCGACATCAATGAAGCTCTGACACTTCATGATGATATGATGAGGAGGGGCCTAATTTCCGGGACTATTGACATAACAGTTCCTTCTGTACAGAGTTGA